The Babylonia areolata isolate BAREFJ2019XMU chromosome 2, ASM4173473v1, whole genome shotgun sequence genome segment TAAATGTTCACAACTGATATAATGGTGTGATTGGTTTAAATGGCGCATTCTAAAGCCAGCAACATGTCCAACGTTTCGGTCCCCACCACCATACTCCGACCCCTGGCCCCCCTCCGCCAATTTTTTGTCGTCCCTTTGTATAAGTCCAGGGCGACAACTCCTGTGACAGAAGCGCTTTGTCAGCGGAGCGGGGCAGTTGGTTGAGCAGTGAGTTTCCTGTGTCACATCGCGGTGTGAACAGAACGTGGTCCTCAGTGCAGCAGCCATGTGGACCACCGTCAGTATGCTTCTCTGTGTCGCCGTCCTGTGGCAAGGTGAACGAATTCGTTGTTGATATCTCTTCATTTGGTAGGGGGTTGCTGCACCACCGACTTCATATAGCTTGTttttagataaatgaataacgaACTAACTAAATGTGGTAGTCTCACAATTCTgaactccttttctctctctctctctcttgtatcaaaatacacacagaaacacagacacacacacacgcacacgcacacgcacacacacacacacacacacacacacagagcaattgtTAGCTGCATGAACATGTCAAAACAAAGCGACATGAACTGACCTGGAGTTTGCTTTCTGCAGATGTTGCTGTATTTAATTCTCTGTACCCCTCATTATGATGGACAACGTTGAAGAGGCAAAAATCCCTGGACactccttgacaatacactgtccatgcaaaaatttatcagtcagacatgtcagactgctactgtcaactgcggcgcatcagtgccgtccggaaatatctgtccactgacgcaacatctggacttgtcgtttctcccattttctctcgcattgactactgtaactctctattgtctggtttgcctgcttcatccattcagtcccttcagcgcatacaaaactctgctgcccgactcgtcctcagaaagaaaagatctgagcacatcactcctcttttgcaacatctccactggctccctgtctcacaccgaataaagtacaagatcagcactctatgttatagatgcattcacaaaactgccccttcctatctctgcagctgccttcacctctacactccatctcgctcactacgatcggcttcggatccactctgtttgcacatacccagattcaaacactcgactgttggccgccgttctttctctgtctctggaccttgcgattggaatgaacttcctctttcgcttcgtcaggtctccacactcagctctttcaagtctggccttaaaacccacctcttcccaaaatagcctcccttgcctgcccttccttgtctttagtttctacagttttagagttatgcacgcgtgtgaatgactggtgcgaaagcgcttcgatttgtctctgcacaagattcaacgctatataaatgccattattattattattattattattattatttcagttcCTGAAGGAAATCAGTGCTTTAAGTATTTTTATTTAAATGTTCTATGGTGTGAAACATACGCGGATGAGGTGATCTTTTCAGCTGTTGTCAACATTCTTTAACTTGAATTTTTAATTCCACATTGATTAATCTAGGCGGAATAGATTGGTTCTTTTAACGTTGTTCTAATCGGCATTTGAACAATATATGGTGTGGCTTTTTGACTGGTTTTAACAACTGACAGGTGTTCATCCCTGAACTGGCATCTGGGCTGTGTGCCTAGCAGGGCAATATGCAGAATGATTTGGTTTGAAGCAGCAATGATGGATTGAAACTGTGTCTGGCTCTCCAAAACGCAATGATACTCGTTTGTTATTTagtatttctctgtcttttcgcCTCAATAATTTCCTTTCAGATTGAAATCTGGTGAAAATCTGATTTTGTTCAGACCAGACACTGGAGTCAAAACACAGTGATTAAGAGAAAACCTTTGAAAGGCACACATAGAAACAGCAGGAACTCACACAGGGTGTTGAGCAGAGATGATTTTAAGATTTCAATATTTGGATTCAACTAAGAACTTAATCAAGTATGCATCTAGATTTATATCACAGCGTTTCCATCAAAGGTGAAATAAGGGTTGACATTTCTTTAACTAAATGAAAGTGTCCTTTGCAACATTGCAAGTTGAATTCATTTTGCTGAATCTCAATAGAAGCCGTTTGCCCACAGTAATCAAGAAACAAAACGAGAATACAGAcaagcggcggaaggagaggagtggGCCCTGCTTTTCTATGCCATAAGTCTGTCACATCATTCCACTTTGGGGTGTTGGCCGTGAACAAGAGACCTCCATAGTCCCCTATCTTGTGCATTTGTGCCTCAGTCTGGCTCAAGAAAGGTCCATCTTCTTGGCGTCTGCCCAGTGATCGCCAGGTGTCTGTAggtcgccctctctttctcttcccctgggggttccatgtcggggcctgtctggtgatgctgGACGTTGAGAGTAAGTCCTGCCCATCAAAGTGGTCAGAATCTCACCACCAGTTTTTCAGAGTAAAACAGTCCTCTAAAGATTTGAAGATTTGTCAGTTTACTTTAGGGTAAAGGGAACAAatgacgcgggttcgaatcctggcggaagtgggtttttcggcccgcggccggctcctacccagagttgagtgccatgggaagactgggaccacacagttgagtatcatccacttcacggatgcttgttgctctaatttcctgaccaacgctgcaagcgtctgtatctctcgggccttgaTGACGCCAGGTTataattatgacaggaagcgtagagtacagccttgtcacgtagtcccaagcCTAAACGGacttccatagcagcatcgtcatcatcatcgtcgtcgtcttcatcctcctcttccgtcatcatcaatataaaggAAAGTCCCAAACAatgtggcctttcataccctgctctcatcGTGAACTCCGTTTCGATAaccctccacttccgcgcttgggatgagtcttgtcaaggtcttcagtgtcagtggaTTCATAGGGGACTgtcgtttgagggacgtggtggcggtatcCACACTGggggagacactcactcagtctagcttcgcgacaaagccattattgtcgtcagtagggggattagtaggtgatgtcctaagaACGTTAAATCAGAACTGGCACTGCCAAATagcaccaaagtgactcagcagcagtgcagtctcctcttgtgtgtggccacctggcgaccttacatcgatggttctctgtggaATTCCGGCATTgggctgcgacagacgaacccaggtggaGCCGCGTATggtggactcggaatgagcggcgtgggagtaatgccactgaaacggtgcagatgatggggctgcaaaaaaaaaaaacacaaaaaaaaacaaacaaacaatcaagttGCTGATATTTCTTCCCATTCGCAGAatattgcttatagcccagcgGACGTGAAGGGAAcctgaagaagggaaagaaagagacgacagaaaaaaagcttaaaaaacaaagacatcaatACACAAGATAAATGATTATCTCCATATTCTGACATTGAAAGACATAGGCATAAGCACAACATTGACTGAAGAACCACCACAATGTTCTTGAGATGctatggtgtgctttttttaaggGCTTGCATATGGAGACCCCATCACGAAACCCCTTGCAGCCGATGAAGCCGATCTCAATGTCTTGGAAGTGGGGAACGGCGCCAACATCGTCCTGGACCCTGACAAAGGATCCATTCTGGCGACCTTGGAACGCATGCAGCTGGATCAGGATCAGTTGAGGCAGGACATGCAGCAGTCCGAAGCCCGACTCATGGCCTTGGTGCAGTCCCTTCAGGAGGAGAACGCCTTGCTGAGGGAGCAACAGCAAGACATGCAAGTCATGGCCATGGAGAAGATCTCGGACATGGGCAAAGAGGTGAGGGAGAACCTACACAAGATGGGTCAGCAGGTGCAGAAGCAGGTGATGGAGCTGGTGAAGATGGTGGGGGAGGTGATGAACCAGCAGGCTGAGGTGATGGAGCAGGCTGGGGCGATGCAGGGCGTACTGGACGTGGTGCAGGAGTTTGAGGACGAGGCTCGCAAGGTCACGTCCCAGCTGGCCCAAGTCAAAGACAGGCTGACGTCAGCTGAAACCAGAATCTCTCAGCTGGAGGTGAGTGGTGTTGTtggctctgtaaaaaaaaatgttctgaaaTAGTTATTCATTTGTATCAGCTTGACCCTCAAAGGTTAAATCCTctgtgttatttattcatttgttcgtttgtttctatTAATTCTTCGCAATATCCCagcgaacaagaacaaaaaccccAAGAACTGGGATAGTGGAGGAACCtcaaggagaggaagaaaaggacacacacacacacacacacacacacacacacacacacacacacacacacacacacacacacacacacacacacacacacacacacacacgtgtcactcCTCGTTGCCGTAAGTTTACGGATACATGTCGCGTGGCTGCCATCCAGGTGAACATCAATGGCCATGCCAGTCAGCTGACCACCGTCCAGCAGAGACTGGACACCATGGAGTCCTTGCTGCAGGATCTGCGGGGTGGACAGGGCACGCCATCCCCACCGCCATCATCCACCTCTGAACCTACAAGTCCACTGACGTCCACTGAACCTATAACAacttcactgacatccacccTTAAGCCTACAGGTAACAGACCCCCTAAGCTGTACCGGTATacacagttatacacacacaggtgtggtATTAATGATTAACCATGGTCATACAAGAACAGGACCCTAAGCTGTCCTTAACTCTTTGCAAGTGACAGCCTAAGGCTACAGATGGAACGCCAGTTACGAACCGTAAATACTGGTAATGGATTACATCCTTTAGATGCAAGGACACCAGGTGTAAAGGTAAAGAACTCTATATTGGTGATGATCCAATATGGGTACCTGACCCTAAACTATGCAGGTAATGAGCACCGAACTATCCAATCAGTAGACAGCAAATGataattgtttttattgttatcatgtaCATAAACTAAATCGAACcaaataacaataacatttttcatttgaactttACAGACTTCACGAGGCCTTTGGTGATTAACGAACGTCGCTTTAGGACAGAGACTTATGGACTTTGCGATTTAATTTCAGTGTCGAACATGTGTTGTCACACGCATATAATTGTAAAGGAAAAGGTAAGCTTCATAGTCTTGATATTGCCTGTTCGTGGTTCTACCTGATTATTGTAGTGTCAGATTTAAGCTTTGGTCTGTTGTAAAAATCTGTTAtccccaatctgtgtgtgtgtgtgtgtgtgtgtgtgtgtgtgtgtgtgtgtgtgcgtgtgtgtgtgtgcgcacacgcacctgcgtgcgtgtttgtgtgtgtgcgtgtgtgtgtgtgtgtgtgtgtgtgtgtgtgcaacagataTAGGGATGTTGTCAATGAAAATCTTAGTGGTTGGCTTTACCTCTCCAGATTCGTCTTTTAAGATGTACGGGTTAGTATTTGATGTCTGCAATACCGTACGTCTTACGCGTATCCCTTGAATAAGAAGCTGGGACCTTGCCTCTGTCGTAGCGGGGTACAGCCTCCACAGCCCATTGACCTCCTGGGCACCCACCATCGAACCTTGTCCTGCAACACCCTCCGCAGCCAAGCACATCTCCAACACCGTAGCGCGCTTGTTTCTGGAGTCAGGGATGTCTCTTGTCTTAAAGAAGACAGGCTTGACACTTGTAGACCAGGTCATTTccacaaaataaaaatgaagagcGAACACGATGAACGGCAAAAGAAAACTTCGAAAAAGCCGAGTGCGATTTGGACAGTCGCATCGGTTTCGCCCCgctgagacagagaaaaggcAGCGTTGAAACTGGAACACAACTCAGCTTgcattctgtatttgtatttgtatttgtatttctttttatcacaacagatctctctgtgtgaaattcgggctgctttccccagggagaacgcgtcgctacactacagcgccacccatttttttgtatttttcctgcatacagttttatttgtttttcctatcgatgtggatttttctacagaattttgccaggaacaacccttttgttgccgtgggttcttttacgttcgctaagtgcatgctgcacacgggacctcggtttatcgtcttatccgaatgactagcgtccagaccaccactcaaggtctagtggaaggggagaaaatatcggcggctgaaccgtgattcgaaccagcgcgttcagattctttcgcttcctaggcggacgcgttacctctaggccatcactatacTGTGTGGGAGAGCACAGCAAAACGTGACCGCATGGTACGGCTGTCGCTCACCGAATCTTGTGTACATATATGATTGGGTGCATTTGGGTGTGAATGCACACCCGATCGAGTCAGCGTCGGTGTACATGTGCTGTATGTCAGGAAACACATTTTGTCTTAAATTGCACAATTAACTTTACAGATCTACACGTTCCGGGCTGATTTGCACAATTGTTTTTTAATTTGTAAACTTAATGGAAAAAAGGGTATGAAACAAACTTACTCTTTCCATTCCGTTTCAGACACTCCTGACGTGCAGCTGCTGTTTTCAATCCCTTCAGACAACTGGTCCTACGATAATTCTCTCATCACCTCCATCCTggttacaaagagagagaagctCATCATCGGTAATCTATTTGCCGACAAACTGGATATATCGTCGTTGGACAGTCCGGCAGTAGTGGAAGCATCGTACAACGTGCACAGACCGTGGGCCATGCTGGAACTGAAGGATGGGACGATAGCCGTGACCATGGAGGACCGGTACGAAATAGCCATTTACCGTGTCAGTGGTTCCAGCCTGCAGAAGGTGAGAAACATTCCCACGGAGGAGGACTACTTCGGCATCGCCCAAGGCCCTAACGACACTCTGATCGTCAGCAACCGGAGGGTGACCAGGACGGCCCGTATTGACGTCATTAACATGCAGGGGGGAAAACTGCGGACTCTTTATGAGGATGAGAGGGACGTGATGATCGACCCCTTCTGTCTCAAGAGTTTGGGCGATGATGTGTACGTCAGTGACTGGACGAGCTCGCGTGTCTTCCGTGTCAACGTTCACACCGGGGAGGTCAAGTTCAACATTGGAGATCTGGATCTGTCCGACCTGCAGTTTGAGCAACCAAGAAAAATGGACTTCGACAACAACGGCAACCTGTACATCGCCACTGGAGGCAGTGTATGTAACTCCAGGTATGACGGCTATTTCTGCGTCGTCCAGATCACTCCTTCCGGCTCTTGGCGAGTGATACGTGACTACGTCCCCCAGAGTTCTGGCACATACCCGTACGGATTGGAAGTGACCTCTTCTCAGATCATCATCTCCTGGTGTAACTGGTATGAAACCTGGTCTTCAGAACTGACCGCTTACTCTCTGcctcaacaacaagaagaatccaCACCTGAGGCAGCCCAAAAAATATGTGGTGAGTTGATCAGAACACGTCAGACAGGATCTCCTCCTCATGGGTAAAACACGTAGTTACACTCGTAGATGATGTAGATGATTTTGGAAATTATTTTGTCCCGTAATCTACATGTTCACGAAACATAATGTCAACGAACGAAATCTAGGGAAAAAACCACTACCAAACAGAAAAACCAAGTAGATTTCTCAGCACAGTTTcaatttgaatctctctctctctctctctctctaaatatatatatatatatatatatatatatatatatatatatatatatatatatatatatatatatatataggtgtatgTATTCCCTCAGTCTCTTTCGCATACAGACGCGTGCTCTCCCGCATGCTTACACGttcgcacagacacagagggttaagggtagagatttttccaaggtattttattgtattgtattgtattgtattgtattactcttttgtcagaacagatttctctgttccgaaattcgggctgctcaccccagagAGAGCATGTCGCAACACTAAGAGCGtcatcctttttgactcacttgtgtaaacaaagtgagtctatgttttaaccaggtgttcggttgtctgtgtgtgtgtgtgtgtgtgtgtgtgtgtgtccgtggtaaactttaacattgacattttctctgcaaatactttgtcagttgacaccgaattagacataaaaataggaaaaattcagttctttccagtcatcttgtttaaaacaatattgcacctctgggatgggcacacaaaaaaattaaaaaaagaagccaaattatatgcaaactgcatttactgttatatttatattttttgt includes the following:
- the LOC143276005 gene encoding uncharacterized protein LOC143276005, giving the protein MWTTVSMLLCVAVLWQGLAYGDPITKPLAADEADLNVLEVGNGANIVLDPDKGSILATLERMQLDQDQLRQDMQQSEARLMALVQSLQEENALLREQQQDMQVMAMEKISDMGKEVRENLHKMGQQVQKQVMELVKMVGEVMNQQAEVMEQAGAMQGVLDVVQEFEDEARKVTSQLAQVKDRLTSAETRISQLEVNINGHASQLTTVQQRLDTMESLLQDLRGGQGTPSPPPSSTSEPTSPLTSTEPITTSLTSTLKPTDTPDVQLLFSIPSDNWSYDNSLITSILVTKREKLIIGNLFADKLDISSLDSPAVVEASYNVHRPWAMLELKDGTIAVTMEDRYEIAIYRVSGSSLQKVRNIPTEEDYFGIAQGPNDTLIVSNRRVTRTARIDVINMQGGKLRTLYEDERDVMIDPFCLKSLGDDVYVSDWTSSRVFRVNVHTGEVKFNIGDLDLSDLQFEQPRKMDFDNNGNLYIATGGSVCNSRYDGYFCVVQITPSGSWRVIRDYVPQSSGTYPYGLEVTSSQIIISWCNWYETWSSELTAYSLPQQQEESTPEAAQKICVHSPKPKGNSGSPALTNVALNKPAIQSTYHPRYGNPEKAVDGSKSTAIAQCTHTADVDHNPIRWWRVDLMGLFEVSAVVITNRGDCCGYRLSDFDIYVVRTLTDPTETQHDPKDLCLHRDEHIEDGATTRLECGHPIVGQYVSLVLRTDSWPLHFCEIEVLGRPASDSISTASTSVSISETTPTTSSSQSTSMSTSTVTGTTEEEVTLDFVPYYD